The following are encoded together in the Salvia hispanica cultivar TCC Black 2014 chromosome 6, UniMelb_Shisp_WGS_1.0, whole genome shotgun sequence genome:
- the LOC125196517 gene encoding glutamate receptor 2.9-like isoform X1, producing the protein MPISKLTFFIFLLLFHFANGSNATAAKVDVGIILDLQTPLGKMYKTCISMAIEDFYFKNSNYSTVIVPHFKDSSKDVVSAASAAIDLLKNTQVVAIWGPQTSIQADFVIEIGDKVEVPIVSPATSLSLSPHESPYLIRSSWCFAFQAKAIAAVVKNFGWREVFFIYEDTKYGSGLVQFLAEELLNSNSFVSSRNAVSPSAENDEILQQLNEIKKKLQAKVFVVHMLPSLASRFFQMAKEAGMMSKGYAWIVADPLTSLLDSEGIEAMQGVIGVKAYIPKSDEVISFVRRWKKRFYEENPEIERPELNVFGLWAYDSIAAVAESVERVRADASPRFKNMARGGGSIDLEAIGTSNSGPKLAPLIRNFMSKGLSGDYNISDGQLQPSEFEIVNVIGNGVNTVGFWTVQNGVSKDLAIIWPGKTTIAPNGLSGSKLRVGVPINRTFDEFVKVEKDEDGVVKATGFCIDVFEEALQSLAYGDGLAIEYIAFEVENYDDLVYQIFLQNIDAVVGDVTITSNRSKLVDFTVPYTEPGVAMLVLTTDIKTKNAWIFMKPLTLGLWLTIGAFCIFTGFVVWVLEHRENTAFAGPAMQQLGTTLWFSFSTLVFSHKENVTSNLTRFVVIVWLFVVLVLTSSYNANLTSMLTVQQLKSIDMIKKGEYIGHKNGSLITGFLKGSAVFNNYNLRYFGTIEQYEDALSKGSRNGGAAAIVDEIPYLKLVLGKHCDKYTMIDPIYKTSGFGFAFRKGSPLVGDVSIAILEMKENGKMDLITRRWFGAQVCCADGLEGLGPDRFTGLFLIAGVSSSMALAAFFSEFFYENRDILASSASVKEKLQSLARAFVERKDEGLTTVGIEMQEANNS; encoded by the exons ATGCCTATATCAAAactcaccttcttcatctttcttcttctttttcatttcgcCAATGGATCCAACGCCACAGCTGCAAAGGTTGATGTCGGAATCATTCTTGATCTTCAGACACCTCTTGGAAAGATGTACAAAACTTGTATTTCCATGGCCATTGAAGACTTCTACTTCAAGAACAGTAATTATAGCACCGTGATCGTGCCACATTTCAAGGATTCAAGCAAAGATGTTGTTTCTGCAGCTTCTGCAG CCATTGATCTGCTGAAGAATACTCAAGTAGTGGCTATTTGGGGGCCGCAAACATCCATTCAAGCAGACTTTGTCATAGAAATCGGTGACAAAGTGGAAGTTCCAATAGTATCACCAGCAACGAGCCTGTCTCTATCGCCTCACGAATCGCCATACTTGATCAGATCATCATGGTGTTTTGCTTTTCAAGCCAAAGCAATAGCTGCAGTTGTGAAGAACTTTGGTTGGAGAGAGGTTTTCTTTATCTATGAGGATACAAAATATGGTAGTGGATTAGTACAATTTTTGGCAGAGGAACTGCTAAACAGCAATTCTTTTGTCTCATCCAGAAATGCAGTGTCTCCTTCTGCTGAAAATGATGAGATTCTTCAGCAACTGAATGAGATAAAGAAGAAGCTGCAGGCAAAGGTGTTTGTGGTTCACATGCTACCATCTCTTGCATCTCGGTTCTTCCAAATGGCGAAAGAAGCTGGGATGATGAGCAAGGGGTACGCTTGGATAGTTGCTGATCCGCTAACTAGTTTATTGGATTCAGAAGGTATTGAAGCAATGCAGGGAGTAATAGGTGTGAAGGCTTATATCCCAAAATCTGACGAAGTTATTAGCTTCGTTAGAAGATGGAAGAAGAGGTTTTATGAGGAGAATCCGGAGATTGAAAGACCAGAACTGAATGTTTTTGGTTTGTGGGCTTATGACAGCATAGCTGCTGTAGCAGAATCCGTAGAGCGTGTACGCGCAGATGCATCTCCAAGATTCAAGAACATGGCTCGTGGAGGAGGCTCGATAGATTTGGAAGCAATAGGGACTTCAAATAGTGGTCCAAAACTTGCACCATTGATCAGAAATTTTATGTCTAAAGGGCTGAGTGGTGATTACAATATCAGTGATGGTCAGTTACAACCATCCGAATTCGAGATTGTGAATGTGATTGGTAATGGAGTGAACACTGTCGGATTCTGGACGGTACAGAATGGCGTTTCCAAGGATCTTGCCATCATATGGCCTGGCAAAACAACTATCGCGCCTAATGGCTTGAGTGGGAGCAAGTTGAGAGTCGGAGTTCCTATAAACAGAACATTTGACGAATTTGTCAAAGTTGAAAAGGATGAAGATGGTGTTGTTAAAGCAACTGGTTTCTGCATTGATGTTTTTGAGGAAGCTTTGCAGTCATTAGCCTATGGAGATGGACTTGCAATAGAGTATATCGCATTTGAAGTTGAAAATTATGATGACCttgtttatcaaatatttCTTCAG AATATTGATGCAGTTGTGGGAGATGTGACCATTACAAGTAACAGATCAAAACTTGTTGATTTCACTGTTCCTTACACAGAACCTGGAGTTGCTATGCTCGTGCTAACCACAGATATAAAGACGAAGAATGCTTGGATATTCATGAAGCCTCTAACACTTGGCCTCTGGCTGACCATAGGAGCCTTCTGCATCTTCACCGGATTTGTAGTTTGGGTTCTTGAGCATCGCGAGAACACAGCTTTCGCAGGTCCAGCTATGCAGCAACTTGGGACGACGTTGTGGTTCTCTTTCTCAACCCTTGTTTTTTCACATA AGGAGAATGTGACGAGCAACTTGACAAGATTCGTAGTGATCGTGTGGCTGTTTGTGGTGCTGGTTTTGACATCAAGTTATAACGCCAACTTGACATCTATGCTGACAGTACAGCAGCTCAAGTCTATAGATATGATCAAGAAGGGTGAATACATTGGCCACAAAAACGGCTCACTAATCACTGGATTCTTGAAAGGTAGTGCTGTATTCAACAACTACAACTTGAGATACTTCGGCACAATTGAGCAATACGAAGACGCCCTCTCCAAAGGTAGCAGAAATGGAGGAGCAGCTGCAATTGTTGATGAGATCCCTTATCTTAAGCTAGTCCTTGGCAAGCACTGCGACAAGTATACCATGATCGATCCCATATACAAAACCTCGGGTTTTGGATTT GCATTTAGGAAGGGCTCACCATTAGTCGGTGATGTTTCAATAGCAATATTGGAAATGAAAGAGAATGGGAAAATGGATTTGATCACAAGAAGGTGGTTTGGAGCACAAGTCTGCTGTGCTGATGGATTGGAAGGCCTGGGTCCGGATCGTTTCACTGGCCTTTTCCTCATTGCGGGGGTATCATCATCAATGGCTCTAGCTGCGTTCTTCTCCGAATTCTTTTATGAGAACCGGGATATATTAGCCTCATCGGCTTCAGTCAAGGAAAAGCTGCAAAGTCTTGCTAGAGCTTTTGTTGAGAGAAAAGATGAAGGACTCACAACAGTTGGTATAGAAATGCAAGAGGCTAATAATTCATAA
- the LOC125196517 gene encoding glutamate receptor 2.9-like isoform X5 codes for MLFLQLLQVYTTIDLLKNTQVVAIWGPQTSIQADFVIEIGDKVEVPIVSPATSLSLSPHESPYLIRSSWCFAFQAKAIAAVVKNFGWREVFFIYEDTKYGSGLVQFLAEELLNSNSFVSSRNAVSPSAENDEILQQLNEIKKKLQAKVFVVHMLPSLASRFFQMAKEAGMMSKGYAWIVADPLTSLLDSEGIEAMQGVIGVKAYIPKSDEVISFVRRWKKRFYEENPEIERPELNVFGLWAYDSIAAVAESVERVRADASPRFKNMARGGGSIDLEAIGTSNSGPKLAPLIRNFMSKGLSGDYNISDGQLQPSEFEIVNVIGNGVNTVGFWTVQNGVSKDLAIIWPGKTTIAPNGLSGSKLRVGVPINRTFDEFVKVEKDEDGVVKATGFCIDVFEEALQSLAYGDGLAIEYIAFEVENYDDLVYQIFLQNIDAVVGDVTITSNRSKLVDFTVPYTEPGVAMLVLTTDIKTKNAWIFMKPLTLGLWLTIGAFCIFTGFVVWVLEHRENTAFAGPAMQQLGTTLWFSFSTLVFSHKENVTSNLTRFVVIVWLFVVLVLTSSYNANLTSMLTVQQLKSIDMIKKGEYIGHKNGSLITGFLKGSAVFNNYNLRYFGTIEQYEDALSKGSRNGGAAAIVDEIPYLKLVLGKHCDKYTMIDPIYKTSGFGFAFRKGSPLVGDVSIAILEMKENGKMDLITRRWFGAQVCCADGLEGLGPDRFTGLFLIAGVSSSMALAAFFSEFFYENRDILASSASVKEKLQSLARAFVERKDEGLTTVGIEMQEANNS; via the exons ATGTTGTTTCTGCAGCTTCTGCAGGTATACACAA CCATTGATCTGCTGAAGAATACTCAAGTAGTGGCTATTTGGGGGCCGCAAACATCCATTCAAGCAGACTTTGTCATAGAAATCGGTGACAAAGTGGAAGTTCCAATAGTATCACCAGCAACGAGCCTGTCTCTATCGCCTCACGAATCGCCATACTTGATCAGATCATCATGGTGTTTTGCTTTTCAAGCCAAAGCAATAGCTGCAGTTGTGAAGAACTTTGGTTGGAGAGAGGTTTTCTTTATCTATGAGGATACAAAATATGGTAGTGGATTAGTACAATTTTTGGCAGAGGAACTGCTAAACAGCAATTCTTTTGTCTCATCCAGAAATGCAGTGTCTCCTTCTGCTGAAAATGATGAGATTCTTCAGCAACTGAATGAGATAAAGAAGAAGCTGCAGGCAAAGGTGTTTGTGGTTCACATGCTACCATCTCTTGCATCTCGGTTCTTCCAAATGGCGAAAGAAGCTGGGATGATGAGCAAGGGGTACGCTTGGATAGTTGCTGATCCGCTAACTAGTTTATTGGATTCAGAAGGTATTGAAGCAATGCAGGGAGTAATAGGTGTGAAGGCTTATATCCCAAAATCTGACGAAGTTATTAGCTTCGTTAGAAGATGGAAGAAGAGGTTTTATGAGGAGAATCCGGAGATTGAAAGACCAGAACTGAATGTTTTTGGTTTGTGGGCTTATGACAGCATAGCTGCTGTAGCAGAATCCGTAGAGCGTGTACGCGCAGATGCATCTCCAAGATTCAAGAACATGGCTCGTGGAGGAGGCTCGATAGATTTGGAAGCAATAGGGACTTCAAATAGTGGTCCAAAACTTGCACCATTGATCAGAAATTTTATGTCTAAAGGGCTGAGTGGTGATTACAATATCAGTGATGGTCAGTTACAACCATCCGAATTCGAGATTGTGAATGTGATTGGTAATGGAGTGAACACTGTCGGATTCTGGACGGTACAGAATGGCGTTTCCAAGGATCTTGCCATCATATGGCCTGGCAAAACAACTATCGCGCCTAATGGCTTGAGTGGGAGCAAGTTGAGAGTCGGAGTTCCTATAAACAGAACATTTGACGAATTTGTCAAAGTTGAAAAGGATGAAGATGGTGTTGTTAAAGCAACTGGTTTCTGCATTGATGTTTTTGAGGAAGCTTTGCAGTCATTAGCCTATGGAGATGGACTTGCAATAGAGTATATCGCATTTGAAGTTGAAAATTATGATGACCttgtttatcaaatatttCTTCAG AATATTGATGCAGTTGTGGGAGATGTGACCATTACAAGTAACAGATCAAAACTTGTTGATTTCACTGTTCCTTACACAGAACCTGGAGTTGCTATGCTCGTGCTAACCACAGATATAAAGACGAAGAATGCTTGGATATTCATGAAGCCTCTAACACTTGGCCTCTGGCTGACCATAGGAGCCTTCTGCATCTTCACCGGATTTGTAGTTTGGGTTCTTGAGCATCGCGAGAACACAGCTTTCGCAGGTCCAGCTATGCAGCAACTTGGGACGACGTTGTGGTTCTCTTTCTCAACCCTTGTTTTTTCACATA AGGAGAATGTGACGAGCAACTTGACAAGATTCGTAGTGATCGTGTGGCTGTTTGTGGTGCTGGTTTTGACATCAAGTTATAACGCCAACTTGACATCTATGCTGACAGTACAGCAGCTCAAGTCTATAGATATGATCAAGAAGGGTGAATACATTGGCCACAAAAACGGCTCACTAATCACTGGATTCTTGAAAGGTAGTGCTGTATTCAACAACTACAACTTGAGATACTTCGGCACAATTGAGCAATACGAAGACGCCCTCTCCAAAGGTAGCAGAAATGGAGGAGCAGCTGCAATTGTTGATGAGATCCCTTATCTTAAGCTAGTCCTTGGCAAGCACTGCGACAAGTATACCATGATCGATCCCATATACAAAACCTCGGGTTTTGGATTT GCATTTAGGAAGGGCTCACCATTAGTCGGTGATGTTTCAATAGCAATATTGGAAATGAAAGAGAATGGGAAAATGGATTTGATCACAAGAAGGTGGTTTGGAGCACAAGTCTGCTGTGCTGATGGATTGGAAGGCCTGGGTCCGGATCGTTTCACTGGCCTTTTCCTCATTGCGGGGGTATCATCATCAATGGCTCTAGCTGCGTTCTTCTCCGAATTCTTTTATGAGAACCGGGATATATTAGCCTCATCGGCTTCAGTCAAGGAAAAGCTGCAAAGTCTTGCTAGAGCTTTTGTTGAGAGAAAAGATGAAGGACTCACAACAGTTGGTATAGAAATGCAAGAGGCTAATAATTCATAA
- the LOC125196517 gene encoding glutamate receptor 2.9-like isoform X2, which translates to MPISKLTFFIFLLLFHFANGSNATAAKVDVGIILDLQTPLGKMYKTCISMAIEDFYFKNSNYSTVIVPHFKDSSKDVVSAASAAIDLLKNTQVVAIWGPQTSIQADFVIEIGDKVEVPIVSPATSLSLSPHESPYLIRSSWCFAFQAKAIAAVVKNFGWREVFFIYEDTKYGSGLVQFLAEELLNSNSFVSSRNAVSPSAENDEILQQLNEIKKKLQAKVFVVHMLPSLASRFFQMAKEAGMMSKGYAWIVADPLTSLLDSEGIEAMQGVIGVKAYIPKSDEVISFVRRWKKRFYEENPEIERPELNVFGLWAYDSIAAVAESVERVRADASPRFKNMARGGGSIDLEAIGTSNSGPKLAPLIRNFMSKGLSGDYNISDGQLQPSEFEIVNVIGNGVNTVGFWTVQNGVSKDLAIIWPGKTTIAPNGLSGSKLRVGVPINRTFDEFVKVEKDEDGVVKATGFCIDVFEEALQSLAYGDGLAIEYIAFEVENYDDLVYQIFLQNIDAVVGDVTITNIKTKNAWIFMKPLTLGLWLTIGAFCIFTGFVVWVLEHRENTAFAGPAMQQLGTTLWFSFSTLVFSHKENVTSNLTRFVVIVWLFVVLVLTSSYNANLTSMLTVQQLKSIDMIKKGEYIGHKNGSLITGFLKGSAVFNNYNLRYFGTIEQYEDALSKGSRNGGAAAIVDEIPYLKLVLGKHCDKYTMIDPIYKTSGFGFAFRKGSPLVGDVSIAILEMKENGKMDLITRRWFGAQVCCADGLEGLGPDRFTGLFLIAGVSSSMALAAFFSEFFYENRDILASSASVKEKLQSLARAFVERKDEGLTTVGIEMQEANNS; encoded by the exons ATGCCTATATCAAAactcaccttcttcatctttcttcttctttttcatttcgcCAATGGATCCAACGCCACAGCTGCAAAGGTTGATGTCGGAATCATTCTTGATCTTCAGACACCTCTTGGAAAGATGTACAAAACTTGTATTTCCATGGCCATTGAAGACTTCTACTTCAAGAACAGTAATTATAGCACCGTGATCGTGCCACATTTCAAGGATTCAAGCAAAGATGTTGTTTCTGCAGCTTCTGCAG CCATTGATCTGCTGAAGAATACTCAAGTAGTGGCTATTTGGGGGCCGCAAACATCCATTCAAGCAGACTTTGTCATAGAAATCGGTGACAAAGTGGAAGTTCCAATAGTATCACCAGCAACGAGCCTGTCTCTATCGCCTCACGAATCGCCATACTTGATCAGATCATCATGGTGTTTTGCTTTTCAAGCCAAAGCAATAGCTGCAGTTGTGAAGAACTTTGGTTGGAGAGAGGTTTTCTTTATCTATGAGGATACAAAATATGGTAGTGGATTAGTACAATTTTTGGCAGAGGAACTGCTAAACAGCAATTCTTTTGTCTCATCCAGAAATGCAGTGTCTCCTTCTGCTGAAAATGATGAGATTCTTCAGCAACTGAATGAGATAAAGAAGAAGCTGCAGGCAAAGGTGTTTGTGGTTCACATGCTACCATCTCTTGCATCTCGGTTCTTCCAAATGGCGAAAGAAGCTGGGATGATGAGCAAGGGGTACGCTTGGATAGTTGCTGATCCGCTAACTAGTTTATTGGATTCAGAAGGTATTGAAGCAATGCAGGGAGTAATAGGTGTGAAGGCTTATATCCCAAAATCTGACGAAGTTATTAGCTTCGTTAGAAGATGGAAGAAGAGGTTTTATGAGGAGAATCCGGAGATTGAAAGACCAGAACTGAATGTTTTTGGTTTGTGGGCTTATGACAGCATAGCTGCTGTAGCAGAATCCGTAGAGCGTGTACGCGCAGATGCATCTCCAAGATTCAAGAACATGGCTCGTGGAGGAGGCTCGATAGATTTGGAAGCAATAGGGACTTCAAATAGTGGTCCAAAACTTGCACCATTGATCAGAAATTTTATGTCTAAAGGGCTGAGTGGTGATTACAATATCAGTGATGGTCAGTTACAACCATCCGAATTCGAGATTGTGAATGTGATTGGTAATGGAGTGAACACTGTCGGATTCTGGACGGTACAGAATGGCGTTTCCAAGGATCTTGCCATCATATGGCCTGGCAAAACAACTATCGCGCCTAATGGCTTGAGTGGGAGCAAGTTGAGAGTCGGAGTTCCTATAAACAGAACATTTGACGAATTTGTCAAAGTTGAAAAGGATGAAGATGGTGTTGTTAAAGCAACTGGTTTCTGCATTGATGTTTTTGAGGAAGCTTTGCAGTCATTAGCCTATGGAGATGGACTTGCAATAGAGTATATCGCATTTGAAGTTGAAAATTATGATGACCttgtttatcaaatatttCTTCAG AATATTGATGCAGTTGTGGGAGATGTGACCATTACAA ATATAAAGACGAAGAATGCTTGGATATTCATGAAGCCTCTAACACTTGGCCTCTGGCTGACCATAGGAGCCTTCTGCATCTTCACCGGATTTGTAGTTTGGGTTCTTGAGCATCGCGAGAACACAGCTTTCGCAGGTCCAGCTATGCAGCAACTTGGGACGACGTTGTGGTTCTCTTTCTCAACCCTTGTTTTTTCACATA AGGAGAATGTGACGAGCAACTTGACAAGATTCGTAGTGATCGTGTGGCTGTTTGTGGTGCTGGTTTTGACATCAAGTTATAACGCCAACTTGACATCTATGCTGACAGTACAGCAGCTCAAGTCTATAGATATGATCAAGAAGGGTGAATACATTGGCCACAAAAACGGCTCACTAATCACTGGATTCTTGAAAGGTAGTGCTGTATTCAACAACTACAACTTGAGATACTTCGGCACAATTGAGCAATACGAAGACGCCCTCTCCAAAGGTAGCAGAAATGGAGGAGCAGCTGCAATTGTTGATGAGATCCCTTATCTTAAGCTAGTCCTTGGCAAGCACTGCGACAAGTATACCATGATCGATCCCATATACAAAACCTCGGGTTTTGGATTT GCATTTAGGAAGGGCTCACCATTAGTCGGTGATGTTTCAATAGCAATATTGGAAATGAAAGAGAATGGGAAAATGGATTTGATCACAAGAAGGTGGTTTGGAGCACAAGTCTGCTGTGCTGATGGATTGGAAGGCCTGGGTCCGGATCGTTTCACTGGCCTTTTCCTCATTGCGGGGGTATCATCATCAATGGCTCTAGCTGCGTTCTTCTCCGAATTCTTTTATGAGAACCGGGATATATTAGCCTCATCGGCTTCAGTCAAGGAAAAGCTGCAAAGTCTTGCTAGAGCTTTTGTTGAGAGAAAAGATGAAGGACTCACAACAGTTGGTATAGAAATGCAAGAGGCTAATAATTCATAA
- the LOC125196517 gene encoding glutamate receptor 2.9-like isoform X4, which yields MPISKLTFFIFLLLFHFANGSNATAAKVDVGIILDLQTPLGKMYKTCISMAIEDFYFKNSNYSTVIVPHFKDSSKDVVSAASAAIDLLKNTQVVAIWGPQTSIQADFVIEIGDKVEVPIVSPATSLSLSPHESPYLIRSSWCFAFQAKAIAAVVKNFGWREVFFIYEDTKYGSGLVQFLAEELLNSNSFVSSRNAVSPSAENDEILQQLNEIKKKLQAKVFVVHMLPSLASRFFQMAKEAGMMSKGYAWIVADPLTSLLDSEGIEAMQGVIGVKAYIPKSDEVISFVRRWKKRFYEENPEIERPELNVFGLWAYDSIAAVAESVERVRADASPRFKNMARGGGSIDLEAIGTSNSGPKLAPLIRNFMSKGLSGDYNISDGQLQPSEFEIVNVIGNGVNTVGFWTVQNGVSKDLAIIWPGKTTIAPNGLSGSKLRVGVPINRTFDEFVKVEKDEDGVVKATGFCIDVFEEALQSLAYGDGLAIEYIAFEVENYDDLVYQIFLQNIDAVVGDVTITRAFCIFTGFVVWVLEHRENTAFAGPAMQQLGTTLWFSFSTLVFSHKENVTSNLTRFVVIVWLFVVLVLTSSYNANLTSMLTVQQLKSIDMIKKGEYIGHKNGSLITGFLKGSAVFNNYNLRYFGTIEQYEDALSKGSRNGGAAAIVDEIPYLKLVLGKHCDKYTMIDPIYKTSGFGFAFRKGSPLVGDVSIAILEMKENGKMDLITRRWFGAQVCCADGLEGLGPDRFTGLFLIAGVSSSMALAAFFSEFFYENRDILASSASVKEKLQSLARAFVERKDEGLTTVGIEMQEANNS from the exons ATGCCTATATCAAAactcaccttcttcatctttcttcttctttttcatttcgcCAATGGATCCAACGCCACAGCTGCAAAGGTTGATGTCGGAATCATTCTTGATCTTCAGACACCTCTTGGAAAGATGTACAAAACTTGTATTTCCATGGCCATTGAAGACTTCTACTTCAAGAACAGTAATTATAGCACCGTGATCGTGCCACATTTCAAGGATTCAAGCAAAGATGTTGTTTCTGCAGCTTCTGCAG CCATTGATCTGCTGAAGAATACTCAAGTAGTGGCTATTTGGGGGCCGCAAACATCCATTCAAGCAGACTTTGTCATAGAAATCGGTGACAAAGTGGAAGTTCCAATAGTATCACCAGCAACGAGCCTGTCTCTATCGCCTCACGAATCGCCATACTTGATCAGATCATCATGGTGTTTTGCTTTTCAAGCCAAAGCAATAGCTGCAGTTGTGAAGAACTTTGGTTGGAGAGAGGTTTTCTTTATCTATGAGGATACAAAATATGGTAGTGGATTAGTACAATTTTTGGCAGAGGAACTGCTAAACAGCAATTCTTTTGTCTCATCCAGAAATGCAGTGTCTCCTTCTGCTGAAAATGATGAGATTCTTCAGCAACTGAATGAGATAAAGAAGAAGCTGCAGGCAAAGGTGTTTGTGGTTCACATGCTACCATCTCTTGCATCTCGGTTCTTCCAAATGGCGAAAGAAGCTGGGATGATGAGCAAGGGGTACGCTTGGATAGTTGCTGATCCGCTAACTAGTTTATTGGATTCAGAAGGTATTGAAGCAATGCAGGGAGTAATAGGTGTGAAGGCTTATATCCCAAAATCTGACGAAGTTATTAGCTTCGTTAGAAGATGGAAGAAGAGGTTTTATGAGGAGAATCCGGAGATTGAAAGACCAGAACTGAATGTTTTTGGTTTGTGGGCTTATGACAGCATAGCTGCTGTAGCAGAATCCGTAGAGCGTGTACGCGCAGATGCATCTCCAAGATTCAAGAACATGGCTCGTGGAGGAGGCTCGATAGATTTGGAAGCAATAGGGACTTCAAATAGTGGTCCAAAACTTGCACCATTGATCAGAAATTTTATGTCTAAAGGGCTGAGTGGTGATTACAATATCAGTGATGGTCAGTTACAACCATCCGAATTCGAGATTGTGAATGTGATTGGTAATGGAGTGAACACTGTCGGATTCTGGACGGTACAGAATGGCGTTTCCAAGGATCTTGCCATCATATGGCCTGGCAAAACAACTATCGCGCCTAATGGCTTGAGTGGGAGCAAGTTGAGAGTCGGAGTTCCTATAAACAGAACATTTGACGAATTTGTCAAAGTTGAAAAGGATGAAGATGGTGTTGTTAAAGCAACTGGTTTCTGCATTGATGTTTTTGAGGAAGCTTTGCAGTCATTAGCCTATGGAGATGGACTTGCAATAGAGTATATCGCATTTGAAGTTGAAAATTATGATGACCttgtttatcaaatatttCTTCAG AATATTGATGCAGTTGTGGGAGATGTGACCATTACAA GAGCCTTCTGCATCTTCACCGGATTTGTAGTTTGGGTTCTTGAGCATCGCGAGAACACAGCTTTCGCAGGTCCAGCTATGCAGCAACTTGGGACGACGTTGTGGTTCTCTTTCTCAACCCTTGTTTTTTCACATA AGGAGAATGTGACGAGCAACTTGACAAGATTCGTAGTGATCGTGTGGCTGTTTGTGGTGCTGGTTTTGACATCAAGTTATAACGCCAACTTGACATCTATGCTGACAGTACAGCAGCTCAAGTCTATAGATATGATCAAGAAGGGTGAATACATTGGCCACAAAAACGGCTCACTAATCACTGGATTCTTGAAAGGTAGTGCTGTATTCAACAACTACAACTTGAGATACTTCGGCACAATTGAGCAATACGAAGACGCCCTCTCCAAAGGTAGCAGAAATGGAGGAGCAGCTGCAATTGTTGATGAGATCCCTTATCTTAAGCTAGTCCTTGGCAAGCACTGCGACAAGTATACCATGATCGATCCCATATACAAAACCTCGGGTTTTGGATTT GCATTTAGGAAGGGCTCACCATTAGTCGGTGATGTTTCAATAGCAATATTGGAAATGAAAGAGAATGGGAAAATGGATTTGATCACAAGAAGGTGGTTTGGAGCACAAGTCTGCTGTGCTGATGGATTGGAAGGCCTGGGTCCGGATCGTTTCACTGGCCTTTTCCTCATTGCGGGGGTATCATCATCAATGGCTCTAGCTGCGTTCTTCTCCGAATTCTTTTATGAGAACCGGGATATATTAGCCTCATCGGCTTCAGTCAAGGAAAAGCTGCAAAGTCTTGCTAGAGCTTTTGTTGAGAGAAAAGATGAAGGACTCACAACAGTTGGTATAGAAATGCAAGAGGCTAATAATTCATAA